One stretch of Enterobacter sp. RHBSTW-00994 DNA includes these proteins:
- a CDS encoding fimbria/pilus periplasmic chaperone, with translation MKSILNALLACTVVASAIPVANSGVIIGGTRVVFDGARKEASISVSNPDDADYLIQSWVESEHGGEGRVPFIITPPLYRLDKGQKNVERIVMTAPLSQVSESLYWLNIKTIPSMIEQENVLQIAVKTRIKLIYRPESLSAASPEEQAGKLIWTRTGRGLHVHNPTRYIINFNEIYIDGKSVEDVSYVLPGMSKEFSFPAAIKGSWVAFSVINDYGSAGDMHKVRL, from the coding sequence ATGAAGTCAATTCTGAATGCACTTCTGGCCTGTACAGTTGTGGCATCAGCCATTCCTGTCGCGAATTCAGGTGTGATTATTGGTGGGACGCGTGTTGTTTTTGATGGAGCCAGGAAAGAGGCCTCCATCAGTGTAAGCAATCCTGACGACGCTGATTATTTAATTCAGTCATGGGTCGAGTCTGAACACGGAGGTGAGGGGCGCGTTCCATTTATTATTACACCTCCCCTTTATAGGCTTGATAAAGGTCAAAAAAATGTTGAACGTATAGTGATGACAGCCCCGCTATCTCAGGTGAGCGAAAGTTTATATTGGCTGAACATTAAGACTATTCCATCAATGATAGAGCAAGAAAACGTATTGCAGATTGCGGTAAAAACCCGCATTAAATTAATCTACCGGCCTGAAAGTCTGAGCGCCGCCTCACCTGAAGAACAGGCGGGTAAACTTATCTGGACACGCACAGGAAGGGGTTTACACGTACATAACCCAACGCGTTATATCATTAATTTTAATGAGATATACATTGATGGTAAAAGCGTCGAGGATGTTTCATACGTTTTACCGGGTATGTCTAAAGAATTTAGTTTTCCAGCCGCTATAAAAGGCTCATGGGTGGCATTCAGTGTGATCAATGATTATGGCAGTGCAGGGGATATGCATAAAGTCAGGTTGTAA
- a CDS encoding fimbrial protein has translation MAKKTLLFVFCLFSRLVFSADTVNVNITGNIVASPCVFNGGNKALNVNLGSIQAINMATPMSSSESVPFKLAFTQCPISTQSVTVIFAGVADTTAGGDYYLNHGTATQIAIALTDSRTHRLKGVGSSITQTVDKDRSVSIAMQARAYSSAGHVRPGTINAVVVLIIQYN, from the coding sequence ATGGCAAAAAAAACACTCCTTTTTGTTTTTTGCTTATTTTCCCGGCTTGTTTTTTCGGCGGATACTGTCAATGTTAATATAACGGGGAATATCGTTGCATCACCTTGTGTATTTAATGGAGGGAATAAGGCACTTAACGTTAATCTTGGTTCTATTCAGGCAATAAATATGGCCACGCCGATGTCGTCGTCGGAATCGGTTCCTTTTAAACTGGCGTTCACCCAATGTCCCATTTCTACTCAAAGTGTGACGGTGATTTTTGCAGGTGTCGCGGACACAACGGCTGGGGGAGATTATTATTTAAATCATGGAACGGCAACGCAGATTGCAATTGCGTTAACCGATTCTCGTACCCATCGCCTTAAAGGTGTCGGTTCCAGTATCACCCAAACAGTAGATAAGGACAGGTCTGTCTCTATTGCGATGCAGGCACGCGCCTATTCATCTGCTGGTCACGTCAGGCCTGGAACGATTAACGCAGTTGTGGTGTTGATAATTCAATATAATTGA
- a CDS encoding helix-turn-helix domain-containing protein, producing MKALPTEKKKRAFELKPFDHINNIIAHTLPFAEHITLPKGENIHYYHNSTRQCFLLLQGNLALHRRCDGTVLNSESAPFVLGVSNQFSSEDLYVKVLEKSEIARISLAYFNQIVANKNLWESFSNLLIYTASRAYEHCVKIAQASAYDIIRFQLVALMNEQDTYRKNITAVAYIKNHSNLSRSGIMRILAELRTGEYITMQRGVLLEIRHLPRRY from the coding sequence ATGAAGGCTTTGCCAACGGAGAAGAAAAAAAGGGCATTTGAATTAAAACCCTTCGACCATATCAACAATATCATCGCTCATACGCTTCCCTTTGCTGAACACATCACGTTACCGAAAGGAGAGAATATTCATTATTATCATAATAGCACCAGGCAATGTTTTTTACTTTTACAGGGCAACCTGGCACTGCATCGCCGTTGCGATGGTACTGTCCTGAATTCAGAATCAGCACCCTTTGTTCTCGGGGTGAGTAACCAGTTTTCGTCAGAAGATCTTTATGTCAAAGTGCTTGAAAAATCTGAAATCGCGCGTATTTCCCTGGCATACTTTAACCAGATCGTTGCGAATAAAAACCTTTGGGAGAGTTTTTCGAATCTCTTAATCTACACCGCATCCAGGGCTTATGAGCATTGTGTAAAAATCGCGCAGGCATCGGCCTATGACATTATCCGCTTCCAGCTTGTGGCATTGATGAATGAGCAAGATACTTACAGAAAAAATATTACTGCGGTTGCCTATATCAAAAATCACAGCAATCTTTCTCGCAGCGGAATAATGCGTATTCTTGCCGAGCTTCGCACAGGAGAGTACATCACTATGCAGCGGGGAGTATTACTTGAAATACGTCATTTACCACGAAGATATTGA
- a CDS encoding LuxR family transcriptional regulator gives MINIVIKEPNVLYRHGLYCFLADIFFDEFQQGTCFSIELNPESICWADIIILSVPLEECESCFSELKARKTGIIIVLVNDEGVSIPSCSFCLPGSVFISRRLSLNEFRKCLLREWRKTQLPNYQLSNNYCCNCQYQTLSLQQLRIMSSLYKGKSTLEIANELMISNKTVFTHKYRVMKKFGLRSDVELRLFLIRLAEKKFCPIMCREISDDVVAKMGVF, from the coding sequence ATGATTAATATTGTAATAAAAGAACCTAATGTTCTTTACCGTCACGGTCTGTACTGTTTTTTGGCGGATATTTTTTTTGATGAATTTCAACAAGGCACATGTTTTAGTATTGAACTTAACCCAGAGAGTATTTGTTGGGCTGATATTATCATACTCTCTGTACCACTTGAAGAATGTGAATCCTGCTTTTCTGAATTAAAGGCTCGGAAGACGGGGATAATAATAGTGTTGGTGAATGATGAGGGGGTGTCCATCCCGTCATGTTCTTTCTGCTTGCCGGGGAGTGTTTTTATTTCACGGAGGTTATCGCTAAATGAATTTAGAAAATGCTTACTGAGGGAATGGCGCAAAACGCAGTTACCTAATTATCAGTTGAGCAATAATTACTGCTGTAACTGTCAGTATCAGACATTATCATTACAACAATTGCGAATTATGAGCTCCTTATATAAAGGAAAATCGACCCTGGAGATTGCGAATGAATTGATGATCAGTAATAAAACGGTTTTTACCCATAAGTACCGGGTTATGAAGAAATTTGGTCTGCGTAGCGACGTCGAATTACGATTATTTCTTATCCGGTTGGCCGAAAAAAAGTTCTGCCCCATTATGTGCCGCGAGATCTCTGATGACGTTGTGGCAAAAATGGGCGTTTTTTGA
- a CDS encoding fimbrial protein, with translation MRVLILCCLTGIIIGCSPVFASTCLLIFPKTSTISIGTITVQRDAAVGTVLFSQKATSTKSYLERCFGTLTLRFSMRYYNAIRSSYGDHVYDTNISGVGIRFSSGKFFDNPGTTFPYPMRTSYVEWFGGKVELIVTGPVSPGLLNSGVLGVIAVKDRRGAFVNGLTTMITGGRINVVACSVNTKQLNFPLGNVPVSAFGSSPGTHLPGVQNTQNLGLTCNEGTNINLSISGVKNPDINATSVLSLTGQGQQETAKGVGVQLLYNGKPLVLNSKIRLKSSATGHETFPLTARYYQTLASVTPGTANASATLNLTYQ, from the coding sequence GTGAGAGTTTTAATATTATGTTGCCTGACCGGTATTATCATCGGTTGTTCTCCCGTCTTCGCCAGCACATGTTTACTTATTTTTCCTAAAACATCGACGATTTCTATTGGAACTATTACTGTTCAACGTGATGCAGCAGTCGGTACGGTTTTATTCTCACAAAAAGCAACCAGTACAAAATCTTACCTTGAGCGCTGCTTTGGCACGTTGACGCTTCGCTTTAGCATGCGATATTACAATGCAATACGCAGTAGTTATGGGGATCATGTTTATGATACGAATATCAGTGGCGTTGGTATTCGCTTTTCTTCCGGTAAATTTTTTGATAATCCGGGTACAACATTTCCATATCCGATGAGAACATCCTATGTTGAATGGTTTGGAGGAAAGGTTGAATTAATTGTCACAGGGCCAGTATCTCCGGGGTTACTCAATTCTGGTGTGTTAGGTGTGATCGCGGTTAAAGACAGACGCGGTGCATTTGTTAATGGGCTTACCACCATGATTACCGGAGGGCGCATAAATGTCGTGGCATGCAGTGTTAATACGAAACAACTGAATTTTCCCTTGGGTAATGTTCCGGTTTCCGCATTTGGGTCATCCCCTGGGACTCATCTGCCCGGTGTACAAAATACGCAAAATTTAGGCTTAACCTGTAATGAAGGGACAAATATCAATCTTTCAATCAGTGGCGTGAAAAACCCAGATATCAATGCCACTAGCGTATTGTCATTAACGGGACAGGGACAGCAGGAAACAGCAAAAGGCGTTGGCGTACAGCTTTTATATAATGGGAAACCATTGGTGCTGAACAGTAAAATACGATTGAAATCATCAGCCACAGGTCATGAAACGTTTCCGTTAACGGCGCGGTATTACCAGACCCTGGCGTCAGTTACGCCAGGCACGGCTAATGCCTCTGCCACACTCAATTTAACGTACCAGTAA
- the fdxH gene encoding formate dehydrogenase subunit beta produces the protein MSMQSQDIIKRSATNSMTPPPQARDFRAEVAKLIDVSTCIGCKGCQVACSEWNDIRDDVGYCEGVYDNPMDLSAKSWTVMRFSETTQNDKLEWLIRKDGCMHCAEPGCLKACPSAGAIIQYANGIVDFQSEHCIGCGYCIAGCPFNIPRLNPDDNRVYKCTLCVDRVSVGQEPACVKTCPTGAIHFGTKKEMLELGGSRVEQLKKRGYHHAGVYNPQGVGGTHVMYVLHHADQPELYHNLPNEPKIDVPVNLWKGVLKPLSAAGFIATFAGLIYHYIGVGPNKETDDDEEENDHE, from the coding sequence ATGTCCATGCAATCACAAGATATTATTAAACGCTCGGCCACGAACAGCATGACGCCGCCACCTCAGGCGCGTGACTTCAGAGCAGAGGTCGCAAAACTTATCGATGTCTCCACCTGCATTGGCTGTAAAGGGTGTCAGGTGGCGTGTTCGGAGTGGAACGATATTCGCGATGACGTCGGGTATTGCGAAGGTGTTTACGACAATCCAATGGATTTGAGTGCTAAATCCTGGACGGTGATGCGCTTTAGCGAAACCACGCAAAACGACAAGCTGGAGTGGCTAATCCGCAAAGACGGCTGCATGCATTGTGCAGAGCCTGGCTGCCTGAAGGCCTGCCCGTCTGCGGGGGCGATCATCCAGTATGCCAACGGGATCGTGGATTTTCAGTCTGAACACTGTATTGGCTGTGGTTACTGTATCGCAGGCTGCCCGTTCAACATTCCGCGTCTTAACCCGGATGATAACCGTGTCTACAAGTGCACGCTCTGCGTCGACAGGGTCAGCGTCGGGCAAGAGCCTGCCTGCGTGAAAACCTGCCCGACCGGGGCGATTCATTTCGGGACTAAAAAAGAGATGCTGGAGCTGGGCGGATCTCGCGTTGAGCAGTTGAAAAAACGCGGTTACCACCACGCAGGCGTCTATAACCCGCAGGGTGTCGGTGGGACACACGTCATGTACGTGTTGCATCATGCTGACCAGCCGGAGCTGTACCACAATTTGCCCAATGAGCCGAAAATCGACGTGCCGGTGAATCTGTGGAAAGGGGTTCTTAAACCACTCTCTGCCGCCGGGTTTATCGCCACCTTTGCAGGGCTGATTTATCACTATATCGGTGTGGGGCCAAATAAAGAGACGGATGACGACGAAGAGGAGAACGATCATGAGTAA
- a CDS encoding fimbria/pilus outer membrane usher protein, whose product MACFTLSVLFLSLNSNDAQGAFNSELVELDSLETERVDLSVFESGSYGPGTYRVDITLNDQKIETDDIEFVSIKGPGGSRKLKPCLNIGQLRRWGVNVERYPTLIMKHSPCANLQAIPQAETDFQFAALRLAISLPQAAIITPARGYISPELWDEGINAFMLNYSMSGANSRMKQGNSTLSTSQYANLRPGINIGAWRFRHYTTWSRDTSGHRSWDTVYTYAQRSIIPLNAQLVLGDSSAPADVFDSMPFRGVQLSSDEEMLPDSLKGYAPVVRGIARTHAQVMVRQNGYLIYQNYVAPGAFEITDMYPAGGAGDLDVTIREDDGRDQHYTVAYAALPVLQREGRRKYALTMGMYRSYNHSVEKTPFAQATAIAGLSSGLTLYGGGQVSPKYHAMTAGMGKNMGGIGAISADVTQSRSVLQNRRHATGQSWRVRYSKDVVSTRTHFSIAAYRYSTRGYYDMQDVLDSWGNTHAPQDRRRNRTELSMNQILGRYAGALMLSISREDYWDCDKSAASYSVGYSNAWHNMGYSLAWTYNQSGGMVSSGHKYGHDQILAINLNVPFDKFLPQTWVSHSVNIRPDNGTHHDISISGVAMENNALNWNLQQGYGSRGEGYSGSMSGDVKTRYSEIKAGYSYDPQSQRVNLGLQGGVILHSDGVTFSQPFGETNVLIKAPGAHDIGIRNQSGIKTDFRGFAVVSAISAYRKNEITLEPENMPADIELELNSQTIIPTRGAVVSADYITHVGRRVLMTLKNQHRPLPFGAILKISGDENRHFIVGDKGQVYLSGLKEKGQLTVVWGRQPSQRCIVEYQLPEQRSFGGITEMSTYCRGSTDR is encoded by the coding sequence ATGGCCTGTTTTACTCTTTCGGTACTATTTTTATCATTAAACAGTAATGATGCACAGGGTGCTTTTAATTCAGAACTGGTGGAGCTGGATTCATTGGAAACAGAGAGAGTGGATCTGTCCGTTTTTGAATCAGGTTCATACGGACCAGGAACTTATCGTGTGGATATTACGCTTAACGATCAGAAGATTGAAACGGATGATATTGAATTTGTCTCGATAAAGGGACCCGGTGGATCTCGTAAACTGAAACCTTGTCTGAATATTGGACAACTCAGGCGATGGGGTGTCAACGTCGAACGATACCCAACGTTAATAATGAAGCATTCCCCTTGCGCTAATCTGCAGGCGATCCCGCAGGCAGAAACGGATTTTCAATTTGCAGCACTGCGTCTGGCGATCAGCCTGCCGCAGGCCGCGATTATCACCCCGGCAAGAGGATATATTTCCCCTGAATTGTGGGATGAAGGAATTAATGCCTTCATGCTCAACTACAGTATGAGCGGTGCAAATTCACGGATGAAACAGGGAAATAGCACATTAAGCACCAGCCAGTATGCCAACCTGCGGCCCGGTATCAATATAGGTGCATGGCGATTTCGTCACTACACGACCTGGTCGCGTGATACATCCGGACACCGTTCCTGGGATACGGTCTACACCTATGCCCAGCGATCGATTATCCCCCTTAACGCACAACTTGTGTTGGGGGACAGTTCTGCTCCCGCAGATGTGTTCGATAGCATGCCTTTTCGCGGAGTCCAGTTGTCGTCAGATGAGGAGATGTTACCGGATTCTCTGAAAGGGTATGCGCCAGTAGTACGTGGTATCGCAAGAACACATGCGCAGGTGATGGTTCGCCAGAATGGATATCTGATCTACCAGAATTATGTTGCGCCAGGAGCCTTTGAAATTACGGATATGTACCCCGCGGGGGGAGCCGGCGATCTGGATGTCACGATCAGGGAAGATGATGGCAGAGATCAGCACTATACGGTGGCCTATGCCGCATTGCCTGTTTTACAGCGCGAGGGGCGACGAAAGTATGCGCTAACAATGGGAATGTACCGTTCTTACAACCACAGTGTAGAAAAAACACCTTTTGCGCAGGCTACCGCGATTGCAGGTTTATCGTCAGGATTGACGCTGTACGGAGGGGGGCAGGTGTCGCCTAAATATCATGCAATGACGGCAGGCATGGGCAAAAATATGGGTGGCATTGGTGCTATTTCCGCCGATGTAACACAAAGTCGGTCGGTTCTCCAGAACAGGCGGCACGCTACAGGCCAGTCATGGCGGGTGCGATATAGCAAAGATGTGGTCAGTACAAGGACTCATTTTTCCATTGCCGCCTACCGTTATTCAACCCGTGGTTATTATGATATGCAGGACGTTCTGGACTCCTGGGGAAATACACATGCACCACAGGACAGACGACGCAACCGTACAGAACTGTCGATGAACCAGATATTAGGTCGGTATGCAGGGGCGTTGATGTTGAGTATTTCCCGTGAAGATTACTGGGATTGCGATAAATCCGCTGCGTCATATTCCGTGGGTTATAGCAATGCCTGGCACAATATGGGTTACAGCCTGGCCTGGACTTACAATCAAAGCGGCGGAATGGTTTCATCAGGCCACAAATACGGCCACGACCAGATATTGGCCATTAACCTGAATGTGCCGTTTGATAAATTTCTGCCACAGACATGGGTGAGCCATAGTGTCAATATCCGTCCTGATAACGGTACTCACCACGATATCAGTATTAGCGGTGTGGCGATGGAAAATAATGCGCTGAACTGGAATTTGCAACAAGGTTATGGTTCCCGAGGCGAAGGGTATTCCGGGAGTATGAGCGGTGATGTTAAAACCCGCTACAGCGAAATTAAAGCGGGATACAGTTATGACCCACAAAGTCAGCGTGTAAACCTGGGTCTCCAGGGCGGGGTTATACTTCATTCAGACGGGGTGACATTTTCTCAACCATTTGGCGAGACGAATGTACTGATTAAAGCGCCTGGTGCACACGATATCGGGATCAGAAATCAGTCGGGCATTAAGACTGATTTTCGTGGGTTCGCCGTTGTCAGCGCTATTTCGGCCTATCGTAAAAATGAGATCACGCTGGAGCCGGAAAATATGCCTGCTGATATTGAACTTGAATTAAATAGCCAGACGATAATACCGACAAGAGGTGCTGTTGTTAGTGCTGATTACATTACCCATGTCGGACGACGGGTACTGATGACGCTGAAGAATCAACACCGCCCTCTGCCCTTTGGCGCTATCCTGAAAATATCCGGAGATGAAAACCGTCATTTTATTGTTGGTGATAAAGGGCAGGTATATCTCTCTGGCTTGAAAGAAAAAGGACAACTTACGGTAGTGTGGGGACGGCAGCCGTCGCAACGCTGTATTGTGGAATATCAATTACCAGAGCAGCGTTCATTTGGTGGGATCACTGAAATGAGCACTTATTGCCGTGGGAGTACAGACCGGTGA
- a CDS encoding fimbrial protein: MVITGITSPVFDVFASAGTITFTGNVLDSACEVTVASQNQAVVMGDYYKKEFPAAGSKTAATKFDIVLKNCPTTIKNAKVRFDGKPDATNSNLLAINTSTAGAATGIAINLMAADKTDLPLHGSNNYTYVLSGTTDNTLSFYAQYISTVDAVVSCKANSSANFSIVYN, translated from the coding sequence ATGGTTATTACGGGAATAACATCCCCGGTTTTTGATGTTTTTGCATCAGCAGGAACGATAACATTTACAGGCAATGTTCTGGATTCCGCATGCGAGGTGACTGTTGCTTCACAAAATCAGGCGGTGGTGATGGGCGATTATTACAAAAAAGAATTTCCAGCAGCGGGTTCGAAAACGGCAGCAACGAAATTTGATATCGTTCTGAAGAATTGCCCCACTACGATCAAAAATGCAAAAGTACGATTTGATGGTAAACCGGATGCCACCAACAGTAATTTATTGGCGATTAACACCTCAACCGCAGGTGCTGCGACAGGCATCGCGATCAATCTCATGGCAGCAGATAAAACAGATTTACCTCTGCATGGGAGTAACAATTATACCTATGTGCTTAGCGGTACGACGGATAACACGTTGAGTTTCTATGCGCAGTATATTTCAACGGTAGACGCGGTGGTTTCCTGTAAGGCAAATTCTTCCGCCAACTTTTCCATTGTTTATAATTAA
- the fdnG gene encoding formate dehydrogenase-N subunit alpha: MELSRRQFFKICAGGMAGTTVASLGFLSSFSVHAETRQYKLLKAKETRNNCTYCSVGCGMLMYSLGDDAKNVRESIYHVEGDPDHPVSRGSLCPKGAGVLDYIHSDNRLLYPEYRAPGSDKWQRISWDDAIERIARLMKADRDANFIEKNAQGLTVNRWTTTGMLCSSAASNETGILDGKFTRALGMTAIDCQARLCHGPTVAALAPTFGRGAMTNNWVDIKNANVVLIMGGNAAEAHPVGFKWVIEAQTKNDATVVVVDPRFNRSAAVADLYAPIRAGSDTAFLLGAIRYLIEHDAIQHEYVRAYTNASLLIREDYTFDDGLFSGYDANKRQYDKSSWFYQLDAQGNALRDETLSHPRCVWNLLKAHVDRYTPEMVNRLCGTSIADFTRICDILASTSVPDRTATILYALGWTHHSAGAQIIRAAAMLQLLLGNIGMAGGGVNALRGHSNIQGYTDLGLLSTNLPGYMPLPSEKQPDYQTYISQITPPSLGLNEVNYWQNTPKFFISMMKSFWGEHATAENNWGYDWLPKWDRLYDVMTQAELMLEGKINGYIVQGFNPLAAFPDKNKSSRALAKLKYMVVIDPLVTESSTFWQHHGEMNDVNPADIQTEVFRLPSSCFAEEDGSIANSGRWLQWHWAAAEPPGEAMHDGKILGRLFMRLRELYQQEGGANPEPVLNMSWEYKNPRDPHPEEIAREANGIALADLFDDKGQLIAKKGQQLSSFAQLRDDGSTSSYCWVYCGSWTEQGNQMANRDNSDPYGLGCTPGWAWSWPANRRILYNRASADPAGKPWDAKRALLHWDGKKWSGMDVADFNASAPGSHVGPFIMNPEGVARLFSIDKMNDGPFPEHYEPIESPIGTNPLHPNVVSSPVARIFRDDMANMGKADAFPYVATTYSITELFRHWTKHARLNAIAQPDQFIEIGETLAQEKGIVAGDTVKVMSKRGFIKAKAVVTKRLQTLTIDGHHVNTIGIPCHWGFEGATRKGFLANTLTPSVGDANSQTPEYKAFLVNIEKA, translated from the coding sequence ATGGAGCTTAGCCGGAGGCAGTTCTTCAAGATCTGCGCGGGCGGTATGGCAGGAACAACTGTTGCATCTCTCGGATTCTTATCATCTTTTTCTGTTCACGCAGAAACTCGTCAATACAAACTCTTAAAAGCAAAAGAGACGCGTAATAACTGTACCTACTGTTCAGTCGGTTGCGGCATGCTCATGTATAGCCTGGGCGACGATGCCAAAAACGTCAGGGAAAGTATTTATCACGTTGAAGGTGACCCGGACCATCCGGTCAGCCGGGGCTCATTGTGCCCGAAAGGGGCAGGGGTGCTGGATTACATTCACAGTGATAACCGTCTGCTGTATCCCGAATATCGCGCACCGGGGTCGGATAAGTGGCAGCGGATCTCCTGGGATGATGCCATTGAACGTATCGCCCGCCTGATGAAGGCGGATCGTGACGCCAATTTTATTGAGAAAAATGCACAAGGGTTAACCGTCAATCGCTGGACGACAACCGGAATGCTCTGCTCATCGGCGGCCAGCAACGAAACCGGTATTCTTGACGGTAAATTTACCCGGGCGCTGGGGATGACGGCCATCGACTGTCAGGCTCGTTTGTGTCATGGGCCGACGGTTGCCGCGCTGGCGCCAACTTTTGGTCGCGGGGCGATGACCAATAACTGGGTCGATATCAAAAATGCCAACGTGGTGCTGATCATGGGCGGTAACGCCGCAGAAGCGCATCCGGTCGGGTTTAAATGGGTGATTGAAGCCCAAACCAAAAATGATGCCACGGTGGTGGTGGTTGATCCACGTTTTAACCGCAGTGCTGCGGTTGCCGATCTTTACGCGCCGATCCGCGCAGGCTCTGATACAGCATTCCTGCTGGGCGCAATCCGCTACCTTATTGAGCATGATGCTATTCAGCACGAATATGTCCGGGCCTATACCAATGCCAGCCTGCTGATCCGCGAGGATTACACTTTCGACGACGGCCTGTTCAGTGGGTATGACGCCAACAAGCGCCAGTATGATAAATCAAGCTGGTTCTATCAGCTGGATGCGCAGGGGAATGCCCTGCGTGATGAGACACTCAGCCATCCACGCTGTGTGTGGAACCTGCTGAAGGCACATGTCGATCGTTATACGCCAGAGATGGTTAACCGCCTGTGCGGAACCTCCATCGCGGACTTTACCCGCATCTGCGACATTCTGGCCAGTACCAGCGTCCCCGATCGTACCGCAACCATTCTCTATGCTCTTGGCTGGACACACCATTCCGCAGGGGCGCAGATCATCCGAGCGGCAGCGATGCTGCAACTGTTGCTGGGAAACATTGGCATGGCGGGAGGCGGTGTCAACGCCCTGCGCGGCCACTCCAATATTCAGGGCTATACCGACCTGGGACTGCTCTCAACCAATCTACCGGGTTATATGCCTCTTCCGTCTGAAAAACAGCCGGACTATCAAACCTATATTTCGCAAATTACGCCGCCGTCACTGGGGCTGAATGAAGTGAACTACTGGCAAAACACGCCGAAATTTTTCATCAGCATGATGAAAAGTTTCTGGGGAGAGCATGCCACAGCGGAAAATAACTGGGGCTACGACTGGTTACCGAAGTGGGATCGCCTGTACGACGTGATGACCCAGGCTGAGCTGATGCTGGAAGGGAAAATTAACGGCTATATCGTGCAGGGCTTTAACCCGCTGGCGGCATTCCCGGACAAGAACAAGTCTTCCCGTGCGCTCGCAAAACTGAAATACATGGTGGTCATCGATCCGCTGGTCACTGAATCTTCAACGTTCTGGCAGCATCACGGTGAGATGAACGACGTGAACCCGGCGGATATTCAGACCGAAGTGTTCCGCCTGCCGTCATCCTGTTTTGCTGAAGAAGATGGGTCGATCGCGAACTCGGGGCGCTGGCTGCAGTGGCACTGGGCAGCGGCAGAACCGCCAGGAGAGGCGATGCATGACGGTAAGATTCTGGGCCGCCTGTTTATGCGCCTGCGTGAGTTGTACCAGCAGGAAGGCGGTGCAAATCCCGAGCCGGTGCTGAACATGTCGTGGGAGTATAAAAATCCCCGCGATCCGCACCCGGAAGAGATCGCCCGTGAAGCCAACGGTATCGCACTCGCCGATCTGTTCGATGACAAAGGTCAGTTGATTGCGAAAAAAGGTCAACAGCTCAGCAGCTTTGCACAGCTACGTGATGATGGTTCAACCAGCAGCTACTGCTGGGTGTACTGCGGTAGCTGGACGGAGCAGGGCAACCAGATGGCGAACCGTGATAACAGCGATCCGTATGGGCTGGGTTGCACGCCCGGCTGGGCGTGGTCGTGGCCTGCCAACCGTCGCATTCTGTATAACCGCGCATCGGCCGATCCCGCGGGTAAACCCTGGGATGCCAAACGCGCCTTGCTGCACTGGGACGGCAAAAAATGGTCCGGGATGGACGTGGCCGATTTCAATGCGTCTGCACCGGGGAGCCACGTAGGGCCGTTTATCATGAACCCGGAAGGGGTCGCACGCCTGTTCTCCATCGACAAAATGAACGACGGCCCGTTCCCGGAACACTACGAACCGATCGAATCGCCTATTGGTACTAACCCGCTGCACCCGAATGTGGTCTCCAGCCCTGTCGCCCGTATTTTCAGGGACGATATGGCCAATATGGGCAAAGCAGATGCGTTCCCGTATGTCGCGACAACCTATTCCATTACCGAACTTTTCCGCCACTGGACCAAGCATGCGCGGCTTAACGCGATTGCCCAGCCGGATCAGTTTATTGAGATCGGCGAAACGCTGGCTCAGGAAAAGGGCATTGTGGCCGGTGATACGGTGAAGGTGATGTCGAAACGCGGCTTTATCAAAGCTAAAGCGGTGGTCACCAAACGCCTGCAAACCCTGACTATTGATGGGCATCACGTTAACACTATCGGCATTCCGTGCCACTGGGGGTTCGAAGGGGCGACGCGCAAAGGCTTCCTGGCGAACACGCTGACGCCATCGGTAGGTGACGCAAACTCACAAACGCCTGAGTACAAGGCGTTTCTGGTTAACATCGAGAAGGCGTAA